The following proteins are encoded in a genomic region of Triticum dicoccoides isolate Atlit2015 ecotype Zavitan chromosome 1B, WEW_v2.0, whole genome shotgun sequence:
- the LOC119304066 gene encoding uncharacterized protein LOC119304066 has product MVRSWSASASSSWPPSSDPEAGASLPLLKCCTCGWRQVIRLVSKSDRNPGRVFFKCPNHKRGSHGSCDCYHWIDEYLDLVLCHGYNIPEEEVEYIAMISKPYLDREMTTKGTKPNIRASFIEKDSRVESVVKKISNIPENQMSQIAEDIKLQLDLVVGIGWKILLVCTMILAVNLYAVVMK; this is encoded by the exons atggttcGGAGCTGGAGCGCGTCAGCGAGCTCTTCCTGGCCGCCTTCCTCTGACCCTGAGGCTGGTGCATCTCTCCCTCTACTTAAGTGCTGCACGTGCGGCTGGAGGCAAGTGATTCGTCTGGTTTCCAAATCTGACAGGAATCCAGGACGGGTTTTCTTCAAATGCCCTAATCACAAG AGAGGGTCACATGGATCTTGTGACTGCTATCACTGGATAGAtgaatatttggatcttgttttgtGCCATGGTTATAATATTCCTGAAGAGGAGGTGGAGTACATTGCAATGATTTCCAAGCCCTATCTGGACAGGGAGATGACAACCAAAGGAACGAAGCCAAACATTCGTGCTAGTTTCATAGAGAAAGATAGCAGGGTAGAAAGTGTGGTCAAGAAGATTAGCAACATTCCTGAAAATCAGATGAGCCAGATTGCTGAAGATATCAAGCTTCAGTTGGATCTTGTTGTAGGCATAGGTTGGAAGATTCTGCTTGTTTGTACCATGATTCTTGCCGTGAACTTGTATGCTGTTGTAATGAAGTAG